The Phormidium ambiguum IAM M-71 genome contains the following window.
TTGCTGTCGGGTTATATCGAGATTCCACTTTAATTTCTCCTACTACATTTGGCAATCGCGTCTGCCTCAATATTTTGACATATTCGCTTTATACAATGGGGACTGAGGATTGGAGACTGGGGACAAGGGGAATTTTTACTTCTGGCTTTAAAATTGTATGATTCAGCAATCTAATTCAGAATTAGTCGAAGTTTTTGTTTATGGAACTCTCAAACCTGGGGAGGCCAACTATCAATATTATTGTGGTGGTAAAGTAGTTGCAGCAACAAGAGCTACTGTTAAAGGTCTATTGTTTGGTTTACCTGTTGGTTATCCAGCTATGATTTTGGGTGAAGGAGTTGTTCAAGGTTATTTACTTACTTTTAATAAGCCGAATATTCTCCGAAATCTCGACATTTTGGAAGGATATAATGCCCATTGTCCTCCCGCACAAAATTTGTACGATCGCAAGCAATTAGAAGTTTACAGTCAACAAGCAGAACCTTTAGGTTTAGCTTGGACTTATTTTATG
Protein-coding sequences here:
- a CDS encoding gamma-glutamylcyclotransferase family protein: MIQQSNSELVEVFVYGTLKPGEANYQYYCGGKVVAATRATVKGLLFGLPVGYPAMILGEGVVQGYLLTFNKPNILRNLDILEGYNAHCPPAQNLYDRKQLEVYSQQAEPLGLAWTYFMTLDQVEQMGGVLIPSGWWTSL